The Paenibacillus sp. BIC5C1 DNA segment TAATACAGTATAACTTCCGGTCCCTGCAATATCAAATAAAGTACTCGGCAATCCACCTAAAGCCGAGCGGTATGTATCTGCATATTTTACCGTCATGGGCTGGCCGTTGGCTGTTACTTCAAGTGCTCTTCCTGATGGCCCGCGCTTGGTCACTTCAAGCGTTGAGATCGAAGATGGAACAGCAGAAGTCGTTTTACCCTGGAGGGTTTTAACCAACTGGGCTGAAGTGAATGGCCCTCTTACCCAAGCATAATCGTTGGACTGTGGCACTTTGGCCAGAACAACAGCCTCGTTGCCTGGATTCATTTTCGCTACCGGATCAACATTGGATTGAATTAACGGAACGGGGCGTACATTGGTATTTTGGGCAGTAACCGTCACTTTGGCTAAACCCGCATCTGTTTTGGTCGTTAATTCTTTTACATTATCCTCTCGGATATATCCGCTGACTCCTGTACTCAACAGCACATGATACCATGTCTGTAATCCAGCTTGGGCCGATGTATCTCCAGGGCTATCCACATTACTGAACACTCCCACGCCTCCGTTCCATACCTCGGATGGGTGAGCAGTCTGTCCACCCGCATTGGAAGAGAATACAGCTTCTACGATTTTACCATCGCTCTTGATAACTTCTCCAGAGGTGGCATCAACCGCACTGGAGACTTTATCATTCTCTGAACCCATTCCGTTATATGCCTGACTCAGCGTGGTATCCACAACATTGGCAATTTTAAAACGATCTCCCTGTTGAAGCGCATAAGAGCGTGCAGCGACAGCTTGTACTTTCAGCGCTTCTGCTGGCCAGGATGAATAAACTTCTGCACCAACAACAGAGTATAAATATTGCTCCAGTGGGACTACATTAACCAAAGCCAAATCGCCGCTTACAATGCTAACTTCCATGTCACCGCGATACGTTCGCCCGGAACGTTCCACCACTTTGATTCCACTACCGTCTCCTTGCACAAAAGCTTTGGCTTCACTTCCAGCAATGGTGTAATGAGGGGCTGTTTTAAGTGTATCCGTGCTTAACCCCGCGTCCTGACGTATGATAAGCGCAGCACTATTACTGTTTACGGGAGATAGACTTACTCCTGGAACACTGGCTTCCACATTCTTCTTGAATGCAGACAGATCAGCATCTGATGAGGCTTCACCCACCCATACAGCATAGCCTTGACTCCCTCCATCCAATTGAAGCACCGTATAGGAAGTAACTCCTGCCGATGAAAGGGATGCTTGTGCAGCTTCTGCCTCTTGAAGTGAACTATATACTCCTGCAGAAAGACGTTTGCTGCCCGTAACCGCTGGTTTTTGTCCACCCAGTTGGGCTGCAGCCACTTTTTGTACACGTGCTACCGCTTGTCCAGCCAACGCTTCTGTTGCATAGTTTCCGGTGTAGAGCTGGTAGGTTGATTTACCATTCAGAGAGGTTGTAAACAACAATGGTTTATCACTCGTAGCCTGCAACAACTTTGAAGCTGCTGCCGCCGTTTTGAAATCTGCTGTTTCCAACACTTTGACGCGGAATCCATCCGCACTAAAACGGATTTGCCCTGCTGGAAGAGTTATACTCGCCCCGCTTTCCGAACCGATATTCCATTTCCCACTCGACTCAAGCGTAATCAGTGGTGTAGTGGATTTATACGTACTTCCCAGGTTCGCAAACATGGCTACCCGGATCATCTGCCCATCACCTTCAGCAGCATATACAGGCACTTGCAGGCACCCTACCGTTAACAGAGCGGCGGCCAAAACCTTCAAACGCCGACTCCACTTCTTTCTTTGTGTTGCTTTCCCCACGATCAGTCTCCTCTCCATGTTTGTCCCAAGTTGTATATTAAGATAAATCTCATTGACATATAATCACAATTATTTGGCGTCTCTCGGTGGAACTGGCAAACCCAGATGATGATAGGCCAGGTCCGTTACAATTCTGCCTCTCGGTGTACGCTGAAGCATGCCAATCTGCAATAGATAGGGCTCGTATACATCCTCAATGGTCTGACTCTCCTCGCCAATCGTAGCGGCAATCGTATCCAGACCCACCGGGCCTCCCCGGAAACTGTTAATCATTGATTTGAGCATCTTGTGATCGATCTCGTCCAGACCACGTGGATCAATCTGAAGACGTTGCAGTGCTTCTTCTGCCAGAGCCTGTGTGATGATACCATCGCCCCGTACCTGGGCAAAGTCACGTACTCTTTTTAGCAATCGATTGGCAATCCTCGGTGTCCCACGGGAGCGTAATGCGATCTCTTCGGCGGCATTACCTACAATCTCCACTCCCAGAATCTCTGAGGCGCGTGAGACGATGTAGGCCAGCTCATCCACCGTGTAGAACTCCAGCCGACTGATAACACCAAACCGGTCTCTGAGAGGAGCAGACAGCAAACCTGCACGGGTTGTAGCTCCAATCAGCGTAAAGGATGGCAGATCAAGACGTACGGAGCGGGCACTTGGGCCTTTTCCGATCATGATATCCAACGCAAAGTCTTCCATGGCGGGATACATCACTTCTTCTACCGTCCGATGAAGACGATGAATCTCGTCAATAAACAGGACATCCCCTTCTTGCAGGTTGGTAAGCAAGGCAGCCAGATCACCTGGGCGTTCAATCGCAGGTCCCGATGTTGTGCGTAAGTTAACACCCAATTCATTGGCAATGATATTGGCAAGTGTTGTTTTACCAAGTCCAGGCGGGCCATATAACAACACATGATCGAGTGCCTCATTACGCATCTTGGCCGCCTCAATGTATATTTTCAAATTCTCCTTGACCTGGTTCTGCCCGATATATTCATTCAAGTACCGGGGACGAAGGCTAAGCTCCACAGCTTGATCCTCCATCATCAGGTTCGCGGAAATAATCCGGTCATCCATGTTCATCCCTACCTTTTTTATGCGGCTTACTGCTCTATTATAGAGGCAAAATTAATTATCCCGTAAACAGCATTTGCAGTGCCCGTTTCATCAACACATCAACAGAATCCGCCGAAGTAACTTCTTTCTTCAGTTTGAGCCAAACTTTATCCAGTTCACTGTCGGTATAACCCAACGCCTTAAGCCCTTCACGAGCCTCATCCCAGGCAGAGCCGCTTCCCACTTCTTCCGAAGGAGGGGCAAACAAACCTGTTGCATACGTTGCAGCACCGAAACCATCCAATTTGTCCTTAAGGTCCAGTATCATGCGCTGCGCTGTTTTCTTACCAATCCCCGGCAGTTTGGTCAGGAACGTCAGATTCTCTTGATAAATTGCAGTCACGACATGGTCGGGCGTACCGCCAGCGAGTATACCCAGAGCAACTTTGGGTCCAATACCTGATACCTCGATCAGCTTGCGAAATAACTTCTGTTCCTCACGAGTAGCAAAGCCAAACAGCAACATCGCATCTTCACGTACATGGTGATGAGTATACACCATAATTTCGCCTTCTTGCTTCGCAAATGCAAAAGGGTTTGGACAGAATACACGATAACCAACGCCGTGCACATCAAGCACAATATATTCATTCTCCAGATGTACGAACTGTCCTCTTAGGAAATCAATCATTTTCGCAATACCTCATTCAACTTGGAATTTAATGTATATGAGTGTGCATGACACACTGCCACAGCCAAAGCATCTGCTACGTCATCCGGCTTCGGGATCACCTGTAAACGCAAAAACATTTTGACCATCTCCTGCACTTGCCGCTTCTCTGCTTTTCCGTATCCCACAATCGCCTGCTTAATCTGCATCGGGGTATATTCAGCTATAGGTAGTCCCTTCTGGGCAGCAGCCAGTACCATGACACCCCTAGCCTGACTTACAGACATCGCTGTTGTGACGTTACGATTGAAAAAAAGTTTCTCCAACGCTACCGCGTCTGGTTTATATTTATCAATCAGCTGTACCATGCCCTCATATACATGAAGCAGCCGTTCCTCTTCAGGGGTATGAGCTTCCGTCTGAATACAGCCATATTGTACAGGTGTTACCTTACTGCCGATTTTATCCACAAAACCAAAACCAACAATCGCAATCCCCGGGTCAATTCCCAAAAAACGCAAATCCATCTCTCCCTTACAAAAGCGAACATATGTATCGTTCATTTCATTATAACAAAAGATAGACCCTACGGCAGGAAAAACTTTGTCCTTTCATATACTCGCCTGAGTTCGTGAGTAACCTACAATCCTTATCTCCTATATTCAGGTGTTTCGGTCATGGAACGACAAAAAGGACATCTTTCGATGTCCTTCGTTTCACTTCGTATATTATATAACCTGCAAATGTCCTGCGACCAGTAACCTCACCTCTAGGCCACATAAACAGATACATTCAATGCAGATCAGCCTGTTCTTTTATCCGCCATTACGGAATTCTTTATTGGCCTCATCTACCGCATAATCGCTGAACGTTGAGATTACGCTGTCATACTCATCTTTGTCCTGGACACGGATACCTTGTTGTAACTGCTCCAACACACCTTCAGGCAATGATGTCTCTAACGTACCTACGTCCATTTGAAAAAAAGTACGGATGACTTTCTCTTCTGTAGGCCGTCCTTCGTAAAGATTAAGATTACCCACAGCATCTATGCTAATATACGCCTGCTCTTTACATAATGGAGAAAGATCATCCACATGTTGCTTAATGCGTAACACTTCCGCCGATTCAACCTCAGCATCCCAATCCGGGTGTTGAACGAGCAGCATCTTCAATTGAGGAACCGCCATCTTACCCAATTGTTCCGTTTCTACCCCACAGATATATTGAGTCTCCAATACAACACTCGTTAAACGGTCCGGATCAGACCCGAGTTGTTCCATCAAAGTCTGAATTTCTTGCTCAGACCTTTGTTCACTCGCAGCAGGTCCCATTACGGATACAGCCTCACTGAAATTGGTTGTTAATAAACGCTCAATTGCAGAAGAAATCGGCAAACCACTGTATGCCAGTATGGCTACAGCAACTAACGCTGAAGACATCCACACTGTTCTTTTCCATCGGCGCCAGCGTCTCTTGAATTGTTTTTTGAAGTTAAACGTGTTCACTTGAACCCCTTCTATCACTTTTTAAACCTATTGTGACCGAAAGAACTGGGGTTTATGCAAAATTAACCTAAGGCACCAGCAATACTTTGCGCTTGAACGTAAACCGAATGAGATCTATATTTATACCTTATTATAGGTTGTCATGAACTAAGAGGTTGTGATTGCATAGAATAGAATCAACTTTTAAAGAAAAATAAAAATACGGACTATCTATTAAATAGATAATCCGTATTTTCTGAGATCGGGATGACACGATTTGAACATGCGACCCCCTGGTCCCAAACCAGGTGCTCTACCAAGCTGAGCTACATCCCGTTATATATACCGGCGAGAGGACTCGAACCTCCACGGTTTCCCACTCGATTTTGAGTCGAGCGCGTCTGCCATTCCGCCACGCCGGCAAAGTATGAAGATATAATGGCGCGCCCTGAGAGATTCGAACTCCCGGCCTTTTGATTCGTAGTCAAACGCTCTATCCAGCTGAGCTAAGGGCGCAAATATTGGAGCGGAAGACGGGAATCGAACCCGCGACCCTCGCCTTGGCAAGGCGATGCTCTACCGCTGAGCCACTTCCGCATACGGTATTAATAAATATAAAAATGGCGGAACCGACGGGATTCGAACCCGCGATCTCCTGCGTGACAGGCAGGCATGTTAGGCCAACTACACCACGGTTCCAGATCACTTTCTTGTTAGAAAGTATAATTGCGGGGGCAGGATTTGAACCTGCGGCCTTCGGGTTATGAGCCCGACGAGCTACCGGGCTGCTCCACCCCGCGTCGTTATTAAGAAAAGATATGGTGGAGGCTGAGGGGATCGAACCCCCGACCCTCTGCTTGTAAGGCAGATGCTCTCCCAGCTGAGCTAAGCCTCCATATATATGACCCGTAGGGGATACTCTCACTACGTTCGAGACTGCGAAGCAGTTGCTAACGTAGTACATCCTCCGACGAACCTTTGGGATTCTCATCCCTTTTTGAAGCTATAAATATAGCTATGACCCGTAGGGGATTCGAACCCCTGTTACCTCCGTGAAAGGGAGGTGTCTTAACCCCTTGACCAACGGGCCTTAATGGCTCCCCGAACAGGGCTCGAACCTGTGACAACTCGATTAACAGTCGAGTGCTCTACCAACTGAGCTATCAGGGAATACTAAGCATCTGCAGTGCAAATGCAATTCATCGAACAACGTCAACATGCAAAATCTGTTTTCTATGTAAGATGAAAGAGTTCGCTTGGCGGCGTCCTACTCTCCCAGGACCCTGCGGTCCAAGTACCATCGGCGCTAGAGGGCTTAACGGTCGTGTTCGGGATGGGTACGTGTGGAACCCCTCCGCCATCGCCACCAAACGCGATTTGTCGAAGCATAGCTTCTTGAAATCATTGTGGAACTGAAAATCATACACACATTCTGCGATGTACCGATTTTCATTTCAGAGATTATTCTCTGAAAACTAGATCCGAAACGAACTTTGCGATGTATAACCTGCATATTGGATAAGCCCTCGACCGATTAGTACTGGTCAGCTCCATGCATTGCTGCACTTCCACCCCCAGCCTATCTACCTCGTCGTCTTCAAGGGGTCTTACATACTGGGAAATCTCATCTTGAGGGGGGCTTCACGCTTAGATGCTTTCAGCGCTTATCCCGTCCGTACATAGCTACCCAGCGGTGCTCCTGGCGGAACAACTGGTACACCAGCGGTACGTCCATCCCGGTCCTCTCGTACTAAGGACAGCTCCTCTCAAATTTCCTACGCCCACGACAGATAGGGACCGAACTGTCTCACGACGTTCTGAACCCAGCTCGCGTACCGCTTTAATGGGCGAACAGCCCAACCCTTGGGACCTACTTCAGCCCCAGGATGCGATGAGCCGACATCGAGGTGCCAAACCTCCCCGTCGATGTGGACTCTTGGGGGAGATAAGCCTGTTATCCCCAGGGTAGCTTTTATCCGTTGAGCGATGGCCCTTCCATGCGGTACCACCGGATCACTAAGCCCGACTTTCGTCCCTGCTCGACTTGTAGGTCTCGCAGTCAAGCTCCCTTATGCCTTTGCACTCTTCGAATGATTTCCAACCATTCTGAGGGAACCTTTGGGCGCCTCCGTTACTCTTTAGGAGGCGACCGCCCCAGTCAAACTGCCCACCTGACACTGTCCCCGCACCGGATTACGGTACCAGGTTAGAACCTAGATACGATCAGGGTGGTATCCCAACGGTGCCTCCACAGAAGCTTGCGCTCCTGCTTCAAAGGCTCCCACCTATCCTGTACAGATCGTACCCAAATTCAATATCAAGCTGCAGTAAAGCTCCATGGGGTCTTTCCGTCTTGTCGCGGGTAACCTGCATCTTCACAGGTATTAAAATTTCACCGGATCTCTCGTTGAGACAGCGCCCAAGTCGTTACGCCATTCGTGCGGGTCAGAATTTACCTGACAAGGAATTTCGCTACCTTAGGACCGTTATAGTTACGGCCGCCGTTTACTGGGGCTTCGGTTCACAGCTTCGGATTGCTCCTAACCGCTCCCCTTAACCTTCCAGCACCGGGCAGGCGTCAGCCCGTATACTTCGCCTTACGGCTTCGCACAGACCTGTGTTTTTGCTAAACAGTCGCTTGGGCCTTTTCACTGCGGCCCCCTCGTGCTATTCACACTACCGGGGCACCCCTTCTCCCGAAGTTACGGGGTCATTTTGCCGAGTTCCTTAACGAGAGTTCTTCCGCGCGCCTTAGAATTCTCTTCTCGCCTACCTGTGTCGGTTTGCGGTACGGGCACCATCACCTGGCTAGAGGCTTTTCTTGGCAGTGTGAGATCATGACCTTCGCTACTATAATTTTCGCTCCCCATTACAGCCCAGCCTTACGATGTGCGGATTTGCCTACACATCAGCCTCACTGCTTAGACGGACATCCATCAGTCCGCGTCACTACCCTGCTGCGTCCCCCCATTGCTCATAACGGCTTACGGTGGTACAGGAATTTCGACCTGTTGTCCTTCGACTACGCCTTTCGGCCTCGCCTTAGGTCCCGACTTACCCTGAGCGGACGAGCCTTCCTCAGGAACCCTTAGGCTTTCGGCGGATCAGATTCTCACTGATCTTTTCGTTACTCATACCGGCATTCTCACTTGTATAATGTCCAGCGCTCCTTACGGTACACCTTCAACCCTTATACAACGCTCCCCTACCCCTGATGCAAAGCATCAAGCCATAGCTTCGGTGGTGTGTTTAGCCCCGTTACATTTTCGGCGCAGAGTCACTCGACCAGTGAGCTATTACGCACTCTTTCAATGGTGGCTGCTTCTAAGCCAACATCCTGGTTGTCTGTGCAACTCCACATCCTTTCCCACTTAACACACACTTGGGGACCTTAGCTGATGGTCTGGGCTGTTTCCCTTTTGACAATGGATCTTAGCACTCACTGTCTGACTCCCGGAAGTAAGTCTATGGCATTCGGAGTTTGACTGAGCTTGGTAACCCTTGCGGGCCCCGCACCCAATCAGTGCTCTACCTCCACGACTCTGTTTTCCGAGGCTAGCCCTAAAGCTATTTCGGGGAGAACCAGCTATCTCCGAGTTCGATTGGAATTTCTCCGCTACCCCCACCTCATCCCCGCACTTTTCAACGTGCGTGGGTTCGGGCCTCCAGTGCGTGTTACCGCACCTTCACCCTGGACAGGGGTAGATCACCCGGTTTCGGGTCTACGTCCACGTACTATGTCGCCCTATTCAGACTCGCTTTCGCTGCGGCTCCGGCTCTTCACCTTAACCTTGCACGGGAACGTAACTCGCCGGTTCATTCTACAAAAGGCACGCCATCACCCCTAAAACGGGCTCTGACTTTTTGTAAGCACACGGTTTCAGGTTCTATTTCACTCCCCTTCCGGGGTGCTTTTCACCTTTCCCTCACGGTACTGCTTCACTATCGGTCGCTAGGAAGTATTTAGCCTTGGCAGATGGTCCTGCCGGATTCATACGGGGTTTCACGTGCCCCGCACTACTCGGGATACATCTCGGAGAGAACAGACTTTCAACTACAGGGCTTTTACCTTCTTTGGCGGGCCTTTCCAGACCTCTTCGTTTAACCGGTTCCTTTGTAACTCCATGTGAGATGTCCCACAACCCCAAAGAGCAAGCTCTCTGGTTTGGGCTTCTCCGCGTTCGCTCGCCGCTACTGACGGAATCACTATTGTTTTCTCTTCCTCAGGGTACTTAGATGTTTCAGTTCCCCTGGTATGCCTCTACATAACCTATGTATTCAGTTATGAGTAACTGGAAATTACCCCAGCTGGGTTTCCCCATTCGGACACCCCCGGATCAAAGCTTGCTTACAGCTCCCCGAGGCAGTTTCGTTGTTCGCCACGTCCTTCATCGGCTCCTAGCGCCTAGGCATCCTCCGTGTGCTCTTAGTAGCTTAACCAATTGCTCTCATGAGCAAATGCAATCTACCGTTTTTATTGAAACTTGTTTACACAAGTTCAGCTTAAAAAGGAATGTTCTAAATCGCAATTTTCGTTTCGATATCTAGTTTTCAAAGAACAAGCTCCATGCAAAAGCAAGCTGTTTGAGAGTTTGAGCTCTCAAAACTGAGCAACGAGTGAGTAAGTTTTGCAGCTAAGCTGCGTATTTGAATGTTTCCGCTACGGGAAACGATTCTCCATAGAAAGGAGGTGATCCAGCCGCACCTTCCGATACGGCTACCTTGTTACGACTTCACCCCAATCATCTATCCCACCTTCGGCGGCTGGCTCCTTGCGGTTACCCCACCGACTTCGGGTGTTATAAACTCTCGTGGTGTGACGGGCGGTGTGTACAAGACCCGGGAACGTATTCACCGCGGCATGCTGATCCGCGATTACTAGCAATTCCGACTTCATGCAGGCGAGTTGCAGCCTGCAATCCGAACTGAGACCGGCTTTTTAGGATTCGTTCCACCTCGCGGCTTCACAGCCCGTTGTACCGGCCATTGTAGTACGTGTGTAGCCCAGGTCATAAGGGGCATGATGATTTGACGTCATCCCCACCTTCCTCCGGTTTGTCACCGGCAGTCACCTTAGAGTGCCCACCCGAAGTGCTGGCAACTAAGATCAAGGGTTGCGCTCGTTGCGGGACTTAACCCAACATCTCACGACACGAGCTGACGACAACCATGCACCACCTGTCTCCTCTGTCCCGAAGGAAAGATACATCTCTGTACCGATCAGAGGGATGTCAAGACCTGGTAAGGTTCTTCGCGTTGCTTCGAATTAAACCACATACTCCACTGCTTGTGCGGGTCCCCGTCAATTCCTTTGAGTTTCAGTCTTGCGACCGTACTCCCCAGGCGGAGTGCTTAATGTGTTAACTTCGGCACCAAGGGTATCGAAACCCCTAACACCTAGCACTCATCGTTTACGGCGTGGACTACCAGGGTATCTAATCCTGTTTGCTCCCCACGCTTTCGCGCCTCAGCGTCAGTTACAGCCCAGAGAGTCGCCTTCGCCACTGGTGTTCCTCCACATATCTACGCATTTCACCGCTACACGTGGAATTCCACTCTCCTCTTCTGCACTCAAGTCACCCAGTTTCCAGTGCGATCCGGGGTTGAGCCCCGGGATTAAACACCAGACTTAAATGACCGCCTGCGCGCGCTTTACGCCCAATAATTCCGGACAACGCTTGCCCCCTACGTATTACCGCGGCTGCTGGCACGTAGTTAGCCGGGGCTTTCTTCTCAGGTACCGTCACCTTGAGAGCAGTTACTCTCCCAAGCGTTCTTCCCTGGCAACAGAGCTTTACGATCCGAAAACCTTCATCACTCACGCGGCATTGCTCCGTCAGGCTTTCGCCCATTGCGGAAGATTCCCTACTGCTGCCTCCCGTAGGAGTCTGGGCCGTGTCTCAGTCCCAGTGTGGCCGATCACCCTCTCAGGTCGGCTACGCATCGTCGCCTTGGTGAGCCGTTACCCCACCAACTAGCTAATGCGCCGCAGGCCCATCCCCAAGTGACAGATTGCTCCGTCTTTCCAGTTCTCTTCAGGAGAAGAAAACAACTATTCGGTATTAGCTACCGTTTCCGGTAGTTGTCCCAAGCTTGAGGGCAGGTTGCCTACGTGTTACTCACCCGTCCGCCGCTAACCATCAGAGAAGCAAGCTTCTCTTCAAGTCCGCTCGACTTGCATGTATTAGGCATGCCGCCAGCGTTCGTCCTGAGCCAGGATCAAACTCTCCAATAAAGTATTGAAAAGAGCGATAAGCTCATTTTGAAACTGACGAGATTAAAAATCTCATTTATGCTTCGAAATCATACAGTCCGAAGACTTGTACCGATTTCTCAGCGTCGATCTTGCAAGCAAGATCGTTACTCACTCGTTGTTCAGTTTTCAAAGATCAAACTTGTTTGTGTTACTCTTTTTTTGTTGTCAGCGCTGTGTTTCAGCGGCGACTTAAATAATATATCATACTGACGAAACCAATGCAATAGTTTTTTCAAAAAAAAATCATTTAATAGATTTTACGTCCCAATGCCCCCACTAAAACTATAGTGAATTCGAG contains these protein-coding regions:
- the ruvC gene encoding crossover junction endodeoxyribonuclease RuvC, translating into MRFLGIDPGIAIVGFGFVDKIGSKVTPVQYGCIQTEAHTPEEERLLHVYEGMVQLIDKYKPDAVALEKLFFNRNVTTAMSVSQARGVMVLAAAQKGLPIAEYTPMQIKQAIVGYGKAEKRQVQEMVKMFLRLQVIPKPDDVADALAVAVCHAHSYTLNSKLNEVLRK
- the ruvA gene encoding Holliday junction branch migration protein RuvA; protein product: MIDFLRGQFVHLENEYIVLDVHGVGYRVFCPNPFAFAKQEGEIMVYTHHHVREDAMLLFGFATREEQKLFRKLIEVSGIGPKVALGILAGGTPDHVVTAIYQENLTFLTKLPGIGKKTAQRMILDLKDKLDGFGAATYATGLFAPPSEEVGSGSAWDEAREGLKALGYTDSELDKVWLKLKKEVTSADSVDVLMKRALQMLFTG
- the ruvB gene encoding Holliday junction branch migration DNA helicase RuvB — encoded protein: MDDRIISANLMMEDQAVELSLRPRYLNEYIGQNQVKENLKIYIEAAKMRNEALDHVLLYGPPGLGKTTLANIIANELGVNLRTTSGPAIERPGDLAALLTNLQEGDVLFIDEIHRLHRTVEEVMYPAMEDFALDIMIGKGPSARSVRLDLPSFTLIGATTRAGLLSAPLRDRFGVISRLEFYTVDELAYIVSRASEILGVEIVGNAAEEIALRSRGTPRIANRLLKRVRDFAQVRGDGIITQALAEEALQRLQIDPRGLDEIDHKMLKSMINSFRGGPVGLDTIAATIGEESQTIEDVYEPYLLQIGMLQRTPRGRIVTDLAYHHLGLPVPPRDAK
- a CDS encoding BofC C-terminal domain-containing protein yields the protein MNTFNFKKQFKRRWRRWKRTVWMSSALVAVAILAYSGLPISSAIERLLTTNFSEAVSVMGPAASEQRSEQEIQTLMEQLGSDPDRLTSVVLETQYICGVETEQLGKMAVPQLKMLLVQHPDWDAEVESAEVLRIKQHVDDLSPLCKEQAYISIDAVGNLNLYEGRPTEEKVIRTFFQMDVGTLETSLPEGVLEQLQQGIRVQDKDEYDSVISTFSDYAVDEANKEFRNGG
- a CDS encoding SpoIID/LytB domain-containing protein is translated as MERRLIVGKATQRKKWSRRLKVLAAALLTVGCLQVPVYAAEGDGQMIRVAMFANLGSTYKSTTPLITLESSGKWNIGSESGASITLPAGQIRFSADGFRVKVLETADFKTAAAASKLLQATSDKPLLFTTSLNGKSTYQLYTGNYATEALAGQAVARVQKVAAAQLGGQKPAVTGSKRLSAGVYSSLQEAEAAQASLSSAGVTSYTVLQLDGGSQGYAVWVGEASSDADLSAFKKNVEASVPGVSLSPVNSNSAALIIRQDAGLSTDTLKTAPHYTIAGSEAKAFVQGDGSGIKVVERSGRTYRGDMEVSIVSGDLALVNVVPLEQYLYSVVGAEVYSSWPAEALKVQAVAARSYALQQGDRFKIANVVDTTLSQAYNGMGSENDKVSSAVDATSGEVIKSDGKIVEAVFSSNAGGQTAHPSEVWNGGVGVFSNVDSPGDTSAQAGLQTWYHVLLSTGVSGYIREDNVKELTTKTDAGLAKVTVTAQNTNVRPVPLIQSNVDPVAKMNPGNEAVVLAKVPQSNDYAWVRGPFTSAQLVKTLQGKTTSAVPSSISTLEVTKRGPSGRALEVTANGQPMTVKYADTYRSALGGLPSTLFDIAGTGSYTVLGADGKTASKTGSQGAAVLSASGTGTSSSNALVVMSGDGQARAVTQGQSFMIIGQGNGHGLGLSQWGAKGMADEGYDYQAILKHYYQNVTIVKE